The Rubricoccus marinus nucleotide sequence TCGTCTTGGGTCAACTCGTCTTTGTTCTTGTCCTTAATCCGCAGGATGTGGCGCCCCGAGCGGTGGCCGGTGGACTCCCCAGAGTCCGCGTCACCGACCGATTTCGACTCGTCGGTATCGAGCCACTCCTCCAACTCCTTGGGCTGCATGTTGACGAGGTCTCGGAACTCGTCGTAGGTGTCTTGTTGATCGTCGGTCCAATCGAGGGCCATAGCAAAATCGGGAGAGTGAGAGAGCGCGCCTAACCGGCCATCCGTGCCGCCGTTCCAGCCCCATGCACAGGCGCCAGAGGCCCCTCTCGACGGGCGCGCACTTCCTCCCGCCACGCACGTGTCAGGAACGCGTAGTCCAACCGCTCGGCCTCTTGCCCGCCCTCGCCAGAGGCTTGGAAGCCGAGATCGACGGGCGAGACGAAGCGCGTGGGCGCACTTGAGAGATCGAGCACGCGCGAGCGCGAGAGGCCACGGCGGTAGTCACCGTGGAGTTGCCCCAACACACAGGCCTGCCCGTCCGCGAGAACAAGAGTCCGGGGGTCGACGCGGTCGGCCCAGCCGGGGTCGGCGTTGTCCAGAAAGGCGGCGCCCTCGCGGGCGCGGCGAGAGGCCCACGCGGGCGTGACGCGAGCGGCCTGCCTCTGGCGCCGGCGGTCGGCGAGGGCAGCGCGGAGGGACTGGAGCATGGAAGCGCGGGAGAGTGGCGGCTGAGTACGACACTACCTCGAACGCGGTCCCTCTCGGCAGTAGCGCGCGACGCGCGCCAACGGGCTCCACTTTGCGAACGGGTTTCGGATCACCTCCGCGAGCTCGAACCC carries:
- a CDS encoding DUF3140 domain-containing protein; protein product: MALDWTDDQQDTYDEFRDLVNMQPKELEEWLDTDESKSVGDADSGESTGHRSGRHILRIKDKNKDELTQDDLDHMSKVNGYIKRHKAQTPDGDVSETNWRYSLMNWGHDP